ATAATAAGACCTCGGGCACGCGCATTCCGCGAAAGTCGGCAGGACGCGTGTATTGAGGAAAGCCGAGCAAGCTGCTCATGAAAGATTCTTCCGTCAAGGATTTTTCATCACCTAAAAATCCGGGGATGAATCGGCTGACCGAATCGATCAGCACCGCGGCGGCCAGGGTGCCGTTGGTCAGGACATAATCGCCGATGCTGATCTCGCGGTCCACCAGCTCGTCGCGCACCCGCTGGTCCACGCCCTCGTAGTGCCCGCTGAGGATGAGCAGGTGCTCCTCGTGCACCAATTCGCGGGCCAGTGGACTGGTGAGCGGCTCCCCATCCGGGGCCATGTAGAGGACCTTCGTCTTCGGGCGGCGGAGTTCCTCCACTGCCGCAAAAATCGGCTCCGGCATCATCACCATGCCCGCACCGCCCCCGTAGGGCATCTCATCAGTCCGCTGGTGCTTGTCCTTGGCCCAGTCGCGGAGCTGGTGGGCGCGCACGTCGATCAGCCCGTTCTTGCGCCCACGGGCGATCATGCTGGACGTAAAAAAACCCTCCACCATTTCCGGGAAGAGGGTTAAAATGTCGAATTCGAGCTGCATGGGGGCCTTTCTCCTGCGCCTTTCCGGCTCGGAGGTCGTTGAGTGGTTGAGTGGTCTGTGGGGATCACCTCTCCGCTCGAACTTGGAATCAAGATATTAAAAATTCCCTGACCCACGGGACAGGAATGTCCCGCCTCCGTTTGAACGTACTGACAACAGGCTTGATCTTTTGGCCTGTGCCAACCGGGAAACCTAGGCTTCGGCTTTCTCGGCCGGTGCTTCGCGGCGCGCCTTGCGGATCAGGCTCGCTGCGGTGTCGGTCGGCTTGGCACCTACAGACTTCCAGTAATCCACACGGTCGAGCTTCAGCTTCAGTTCTTCTTCAGAACGCTTGGCCTGCGGCTCGTAGGTGCCGAGAATTTCGACAAAACGGCCATCGCGGCGGGCAGC
This DNA window, taken from Coraliomargarita sinensis, encodes the following:
- the trmD gene encoding tRNA (guanosine(37)-N1)-methyltransferase TrmD; the protein is MQLEFDILTLFPEMVEGFFTSSMIARGRKNGLIDVRAHQLRDWAKDKHQRTDEMPYGGGAGMVMMPEPIFAAVEELRRPKTKVLYMAPDGEPLTSPLARELVHEEHLLILSGHYEGVDQRVRDELVDREISIGDYVLTNGTLAAAVLIDSVSRFIPGFLGDEKSLTEESFMSSLLGFPQYTRPADFRGMRVPEVLLSGNHAAIEKWRRDQQLDKTRRLRPDLLDQKDQDS
- the rpsP gene encoding 30S ribosomal protein S16, translated to MALKIRLQRHGASHRPFYRMVVTEAAARRDGRFVEILGTYEPQAKRSEEELKLKLDRVDYWKSVGAKPTDTAASLIRKARREAPAEKAEA